In Natronomonas halophila, one DNA window encodes the following:
- a CDS encoding DNA polymerase II large subunit, translating to MRPDDEAYFERLETGLDEALDVAREARQRGGDPTEDVEIPIAKDMADRVENILGIDGVAERVREMEEDPDLSREEAALELAADFADGKVGDYDTRAGKVEGAVRTAVALLTEGVVAAPIEGIDRVELLENDDGTEFINIYYAGPIRSAGGTAQALSVLVADYTRTLIGIDEFKARTDEVERYAEELALYDNETGLQYSPKDAETKFIAENMPIMLDGEATGDEEVSGFRDLERVDTNNARGGMCLVLGEGIAQKAPKIQRYTSQLDEVDWPWLQDLIDGTYKKDKGDDSAADEGDEADTEEEDADGDEAGDEAEGEADGPDGPPRHDPSKKFLRDLIAGRPVFGHPSETGGFRLRYGRSRNHGFATAGVHPATMHLVDDFLATGTQIKTERPGKAGGVVPVDSMEGPTVKLANGDVRRIDDPEEALEIRNGVEKILDLGEYLVNYGEYVENNHPLSPASYTPEWWKGDLKAAGADVQALEDSPRVNLEHPSAAQSLEWVEEYGAPLHPEYTYLWHDLDIERFETLAEAASDGHWAEADGAAVAPADANEPTERTLVLPRTEPVREALEVLIVEHTQGEETLTVPDAVPFVQSLGLTDDLEKPWGSEDLSEEARNWDDGHNAVKAVNEVAPFEVRERAPTRIGCRMGRPEKSEKRDLSPAVHTLFPIGEAGGSQRDIAAAAKHSENMQDTPGRVEVQVGRRTCPDCDTETHRARCPDCNAVTDPHYICYSCDIDVEPDEAGRAICPRCESEAEAVQTKTIDVHEEYRNALENVGERENAFDVLKGVQGLSSEHKVPEPIEKGVLRAKNGVSSFKDGTVRYDMTDLPVTSVRASELDITVGQLKALGYDEDIHGDPLTHEDQLVELRVQDVVLSNGAAEHMMRTADFVDDLLEQYYGMDRYYDIDDRDELVGELVFGMAPHTSAAVVGRIIGFTSAAVGYAHPYFHAAKRRNCDGDEDCVMLLMDGLLNFSKSFLPNQRGGRMDAPLVMSSRIDPAEIDDEAHNMDIVSEYPREFYEATREMADPGEVEDLIQIGEDTLGTEDQYRGFEHTHDTGDIALGPDLSAYKTLGDMMEKMNAQLELSRKLRSVDETDVAERVIEYHFLPDIIGNLRAFSRQETRCLDCGEKFRRVPLTGDCRECGGRVNLTVHQGSVNKYIDTAIMVAEEYDCREYTKQRLKILDRAVESIFEDDTNKQSGIADFM from the coding sequence ATGCGCCCCGACGACGAAGCGTACTTCGAGCGGTTGGAAACCGGCCTCGACGAGGCGCTGGACGTCGCCCGCGAGGCCCGACAGCGCGGCGGCGACCCCACCGAGGACGTCGAGATTCCCATCGCGAAGGACATGGCCGACCGCGTCGAGAACATCCTCGGCATCGACGGGGTCGCCGAGCGCGTCCGCGAGATGGAGGAAGACCCCGACCTCTCGCGTGAGGAGGCCGCCCTCGAACTCGCGGCCGACTTCGCCGACGGCAAGGTCGGCGACTACGACACCCGCGCCGGGAAGGTCGAAGGTGCGGTCCGGACCGCCGTCGCCCTCCTGACCGAAGGCGTCGTCGCCGCGCCCATCGAGGGCATCGACCGGGTCGAACTGCTGGAGAACGACGACGGCACCGAGTTCATCAACATCTACTACGCTGGTCCCATCCGGTCTGCGGGCGGGACCGCACAGGCGCTGTCGGTGCTGGTGGCCGACTACACTCGAACCCTCATCGGCATCGACGAGTTCAAAGCCCGAACCGACGAGGTCGAACGCTACGCCGAGGAACTGGCTCTCTACGACAACGAGACGGGCCTGCAGTACTCCCCGAAGGACGCCGAGACGAAATTCATCGCCGAGAACATGCCCATCATGCTCGACGGCGAGGCCACCGGCGACGAGGAAGTCTCCGGCTTTCGGGACCTCGAACGCGTCGACACGAACAACGCACGTGGTGGGATGTGTCTCGTTCTGGGGGAGGGTATCGCCCAGAAAGCGCCGAAGATTCAGCGGTACACCTCCCAACTCGACGAGGTCGACTGGCCGTGGTTGCAGGACCTCATCGACGGCACGTATAAAAAGGACAAAGGCGACGATTCGGCGGCTGACGAGGGTGATGAGGCCGACACCGAGGAGGAAGACGCCGACGGCGACGAAGCGGGAGACGAGGCCGAGGGAGAAGCCGACGGCCCCGACGGTCCGCCGCGTCACGACCCCTCCAAGAAGTTCCTTCGGGACCTGATTGCGGGCCGTCCCGTCTTCGGTCACCCCTCCGAGACCGGCGGTTTCCGTCTTCGCTACGGCCGGTCCCGGAACCACGGCTTCGCGACGGCCGGCGTCCATCCCGCGACGATGCACCTTGTCGACGACTTCCTCGCGACGGGCACTCAGATCAAGACCGAACGCCCCGGCAAGGCCGGCGGCGTCGTCCCCGTCGACTCGATGGAAGGCCCGACGGTCAAACTCGCCAACGGCGACGTCCGGCGCATCGACGACCCCGAGGAGGCGCTGGAAATCCGCAACGGCGTCGAGAAGATTCTGGATTTGGGCGAATATCTCGTCAACTACGGCGAATACGTCGAGAACAACCACCCGCTCTCGCCGGCCTCCTACACGCCCGAGTGGTGGAAAGGCGACCTGAAGGCTGCCGGCGCCGACGTGCAGGCGCTGGAGGACTCGCCGCGGGTCAACCTCGAACACCCGAGCGCCGCACAGTCTCTCGAATGGGTCGAGGAGTACGGCGCGCCGCTGCATCCCGAATACACCTACCTGTGGCACGACCTCGATATCGAGCGGTTCGAGACGCTGGCGGAAGCCGCAAGCGACGGACACTGGGCAGAAGCCGATGGTGCCGCAGTTGCACCAGCAGACGCCAACGAACCCACGGAACGCACCCTTGTCCTCCCGCGTACTGAACCCGTCCGGGAGGCTCTGGAGGTACTCATCGTCGAACATACCCAGGGCGAGGAGACGCTGACCGTCCCCGACGCTGTCCCCTTCGTCCAGTCGCTCGGACTGACCGACGACCTCGAAAAGCCGTGGGGCAGCGAGGACCTCTCCGAGGAGGCCCGAAACTGGGACGACGGCCACAACGCTGTCAAGGCCGTCAACGAGGTCGCGCCCTTCGAGGTTCGCGAACGCGCGCCAACCCGCATCGGCTGTCGGATGGGTCGCCCCGAAAAATCCGAGAAGCGCGACCTCTCGCCCGCCGTCCACACGCTATTTCCCATCGGCGAGGCCGGCGGCTCCCAGCGAGATATCGCCGCCGCCGCGAAACACTCCGAGAACATGCAGGACACCCCCGGCCGGGTCGAAGTGCAGGTCGGCCGCCGGACCTGTCCCGACTGCGACACCGAAACCCACCGGGCGCGCTGTCCCGACTGCAACGCCGTTACCGACCCCCACTATATCTGCTACAGTTGCGACATCGACGTCGAACCCGACGAGGCAGGCCGCGCCATCTGTCCCCGCTGTGAGTCCGAAGCCGAGGCCGTCCAGACCAAGACCATCGACGTCCACGAGGAGTACCGCAACGCCCTCGAAAACGTCGGCGAACGCGAGAACGCCTTCGACGTCCTGAAAGGTGTTCAGGGACTCTCCTCGGAGCACAAGGTTCCCGAACCCATCGAAAAGGGCGTCCTTCGGGCCAAAAACGGCGTTTCATCGTTCAAGGACGGCACCGTCCGTTACGACATGACCGACCTCCCGGTCACCTCCGTGCGGGCCTCGGAACTCGACATCACCGTCGGCCAACTGAAAGCCCTCGGCTACGACGAGGACATCCACGGCGACCCGCTGACCCACGAGGACCAACTGGTCGAGTTGCGAGTCCAGGACGTCGTCCTCTCGAACGGCGCCGCCGAGCACATGATGCGGACCGCCGACTTCGTCGACGACCTGCTGGAGCAGTACTACGGCATGGACCGCTACTACGACATCGACGACCGCGACGAACTCGTCGGCGAGTTGGTCTTCGGGATGGCACCCCACACGTCCGCCGCAGTTGTCGGGAGGATTATAGGATTCACCTCGGCGGCCGTCGGATACGCTCATCCGTACTTTCACGCCGCGAAGCGTCGGAATTGCGATGGTGACGAAGATTGCGTAATGCTCCTCATGGACGGACTTCTCAACTTCTCTAAATCATTCCTGCCGAACCAGCGTGGGGGCCGGATGGACGCGCCGCTGGTCATGTCCTCGCGCATCGACCCGGCGGAAATCGACGACGAGGCCCACAACATGGACATCGTCTCGGAGTACCCCCGCGAGTTCTACGAGGCCACGCGCGAGATGGCCGACCCCGGCGAGGTCGAGGACCTCATCCAGATCGGTGAGGACACCCTCGGCACCGAGGACCAGTATCGCGGTTTCGAGCACACCCACGATACGGGCGACATCGCCCTCGGGCCGGACCTCTCGGCGTACAAAACGCTCGGCGACATGATGGAGAAGATGAACGCCCAACTGGAGCTTTCCCGAAAGCTTCGGTCGGTCGACGAAACCGACGTCGCCGAGCGGGTCATCGAGTATCACTTCCTGCCGGACATCATCGGGAACCTTCGGGCGTTCTCACGACAGGAAACCCGGTGTCTTGACTGCGGCGAGAAGTTCCGGCGCGTCCCCCTGACCGGCGACTGCCGGGAATGTGGCGGCCGCGTCAACCTCACCGTCCATCAGGGGTCGGTCAACAAGTACATCGACACCGCAATCATGGTCGCCGAGGAGTACGACTGTCGGGAATACACCAAGCAGCGCCTCAAGATACTGGACCGCGCCGTCGAATCCATCTTCGAGGACGACACCAACAAGCAAAGTGGCATTGCTGATTTCATGTAG
- a CDS encoding PPC domain-containing DNA-binding protein gives MDYQRVEGDREFVARLEHGRDWREQIEAFADAEGIDAAFFFGLGAVQDATVYFYDQDEQEYYPVEFDEPFEVTTALGNISHLEGDRFAHTHVTLSREDGSMVGGHLDSATTFAGELYVRELDTHLEREHDETTDLDLWPL, from the coding sequence ATGGATTATCAACGCGTCGAGGGTGACCGGGAGTTCGTCGCCCGACTGGAACACGGACGGGATTGGCGCGAGCAGATCGAGGCCTTCGCCGACGCCGAGGGCATCGATGCGGCCTTCTTCTTCGGTCTCGGCGCGGTGCAGGACGCGACGGTCTACTTCTACGACCAGGACGAACAGGAATACTACCCCGTCGAATTCGACGAACCGTTCGAGGTGACGACTGCGCTGGGGAACATCTCGCATCTGGAGGGCGACCGCTTCGCACACACGCACGTGACGCTGTCTCGCGAGGATGGTTCGATGGTCGGGGGGCACCTCGATTCGGCGACCACCTTCGCCGGCGAACTCTACGTCCGGGAACTGGACACCCATCTCGAACGCGAGCACGACGAGACGACTGACCTCGACCTCTGGCCGCTGTAG
- a CDS encoding DUF7556 family protein: protein MAQDTATAETVSDCEVMASVDSGNDGDRLIIAELCREEAYLSMSTAATVDVDDWR, encoded by the coding sequence ATGGCACAGGACACGGCCACTGCGGAGACGGTTTCCGACTGTGAGGTTATGGCGTCCGTGGACAGCGGCAACGACGGCGACCGACTTATCATCGCCGAGCTTTGCCGAGAGGAAGCCTATCTCTCCATGTCCACGGCAGCCACAGTCGACGTAGACGACTGGCGATAA
- a CDS encoding DNA-directed DNA polymerase II small subunit — protein sequence MPQEEPARIAQQLASHGYTADREAITLLASADSPEQALLLAVEATPDDALKLTAADVKDALDGEPRGRRDPISEDEPATAAAAEAGGDGGAVADSSSDTDPSTSTGTTATESGDGGVSAPVETKGSSSGRDVDPSKRDLDIANDMTGHSTGTGEYEDFVATFRDRYERLAGKLRGRVNHRNASQLEASPGGGDAGMVGMVSDIRSTASGHWLIELEDTTGVYPCLVMKDKNIAGLVDELLCDEVIAVDGTLSDDGSIMFVDDLYFPDIPRTYEPSTADRHVQAALISDVHVGSQEFMADAWHRFTDWLHTPEAERIEYLLIAGDMVEGVGVYPDQDEELDIVDIFDQYEAFSEYLKEVPGDMEIVMIPGNHDAVRLAEPQPGFDEELRDIMTAHDARIVSNPSVVTLEGVSILMYHGVSLDEVIAELPEDKASYDDPHKAMYQLLKKRHVAPQFGGHTRLAPEEKDYLVMDEVPDIFHTGHVHKLGWGKYRNVLAVNSGCWQAQTDFQKSVNIDPDAGFAPVVDLDTLNMTVHKFS from the coding sequence GTGCCTCAGGAGGAGCCCGCCCGCATCGCTCAACAACTCGCGAGCCACGGCTACACCGCCGACCGCGAAGCGATTACGCTCCTCGCAAGCGCCGACAGCCCCGAACAGGCCCTGTTGCTCGCCGTCGAGGCGACGCCCGACGACGCCCTGAAACTCACCGCGGCCGACGTCAAGGACGCCCTCGACGGCGAACCGCGCGGCCGCCGAGACCCGATTTCCGAGGACGAACCCGCGACGGCCGCGGCAGCCGAAGCGGGGGGAGACGGCGGCGCAGTCGCCGACTCTTCATCGGATACAGACCCCTCTACTTCAACTGGAACTACGGCGACCGAATCAGGGGATGGAGGGGTATCAGCTCCAGTCGAAACGAAGGGGTCTTCGAGCGGGCGGGACGTCGACCCCTCGAAGCGCGACCTCGATATCGCCAACGACATGACCGGACACTCGACCGGGACCGGCGAGTACGAGGACTTCGTGGCGACGTTCCGGGACCGCTACGAGCGCCTCGCCGGAAAACTCCGTGGTCGGGTCAACCACCGCAACGCCTCCCAACTGGAGGCCAGTCCGGGCGGCGGCGACGCCGGCATGGTCGGGATGGTCTCGGACATCCGGTCGACGGCCTCCGGCCACTGGCTCATCGAACTGGAGGACACCACCGGCGTCTACCCCTGTCTCGTGATGAAGGACAAGAACATCGCCGGCCTCGTCGACGAACTGCTCTGTGACGAGGTCATCGCCGTCGACGGGACCCTCTCGGATGACGGCTCCATCATGTTCGTCGACGACCTCTATTTCCCGGATATTCCCCGGACCTACGAACCCTCGACGGCCGACCGCCACGTCCAGGCCGCCCTCATCAGCGACGTCCACGTCGGCTCACAGGAGTTCATGGCCGACGCCTGGCACCGCTTTACCGACTGGCTCCACACGCCCGAAGCCGAACGCATCGAGTACCTCCTCATCGCCGGCGACATGGTCGAGGGCGTCGGCGTCTACCCCGACCAGGACGAGGAACTCGACATCGTCGACATCTTCGACCAGTACGAGGCCTTCTCGGAGTACCTCAAGGAAGTCCCCGGCGACATGGAAATCGTCATGATACCCGGCAACCACGACGCCGTCCGCCTCGCCGAACCCCAGCCGGGCTTCGACGAGGAGTTGCGCGACATCATGACCGCCCACGACGCCCGCATCGTTTCGAACCCCTCCGTCGTCACGCTGGAGGGTGTCTCAATTCTCATGTACCACGGCGTCTCACTGGACGAGGTCATCGCCGAACTCCCCGAGGACAAGGCCAGTTACGACGACCCCCACAAGGCGATGTACCAACTCCTGAAAAAGCGCCACGTCGCCCCGCAGTTCGGCGGCCACACCCGTCTAGCGCCTGAGGAAAAGGACTATCTCGTCATGGACGAGGTGCCCGACATCTTCCATACCGGCCACGTCCACAAACTCGGCTGGGGGAAATACCGGAACGTGCTCGCGGTCAACTCCGGCTGCTGGCAGGCCCAGACCGACTTCCAGAAATCCGTCAACATCGACCCCGACGCCGGGTTCGCGCCCGTCGTGGACCTCGATACGCTGAATATGACGGTCCACAAGTTTTCATAG